One Odontesthes bonariensis isolate fOdoBon6 chromosome 17, fOdoBon6.hap1, whole genome shotgun sequence genomic window carries:
- the LOC142366512 gene encoding fibroblast growth factor receptor-like 1 yields the protein MDILKIVLLIFKAVLLTDCVRGPPRVSEKVSHRQMARIGSDIKLLCPVEGDPPPLIMWTKDGRNIHSGWIRFRILRMGLKIKEVEVDDTGTYICKAINGFGSVNINYTLIVIDDSSADKTGPAHGAEAEPCCEKLVRPRFTQPAKMRKRVIARPVGSSVRLKCTASGNPRPDILWLKDDRPLTEQEVGEGRQKKWTLSLRNLMPEHSGRYTCRVSNRAGEINATYKVEVIQRTNSKPVLTGTHPVNTTVEYGGTTSFQCKVRSDVKPVIQWLKRVESNEESRYNSTIEVGDHRFVVLPTGDVWSRPDGSYLNKLLITRAKEEDAGMYICLGANTMGYSFRSAFLTVRPDTKPPVTAMFPAVSSSLPWPVIIGIPAGIVFIFGTVLLWFCQSRKRCPPPSAPAAQVLQSSHRLPYRERDRGCAAPSSSSSSPDKDCTGSMNYEEYLAQQQLLLSQGGPTVPPKIYPKIYTDIHTHTHSHVDGKVHQHQHIHFQC from the exons GACCTCCACGAGTGTCTGAGAAAGTTTCCCACAGGCAGATGGCCCGGATAGGCAGTGACATCAAGCTGCTGTGCCCCGTTGAAGGAGACCCCCCACCCCTCATCATGTGGACCAAAGACGGGCGCAACATCCACAGCGGCTGGATACGCTTCCGCATCCTCCGCATGGGCTTGAAAATCAAAGAAGTGGAGGTAGATGACACGGGGACCTACATCTGCAAAGCAATCAACGGCTTTGGAAGCGTTAACATCAACTACACTCTCATCGTCATTG atgactcaAGTGCTGATAAAACTGGACCAGCTCACGGAGCTGAGGCTGAGCCATGCTGTGAAAAACTTG TGCGTCCTCGCTTCACCCAGCCTGCAAAGATGAGGAAGAGGGTGATAGCTCGTCCCGTGGGCAGCTCAGTGCGGCTCAAATGCACAGCCAGCGGAAACCCTCGACCGGACATCTTGTGGCTGAAGGACGACAGGCCTCTGACGGAGCAAGAGGTCGGGGAGGGTCGTCAGAAGAAGTGGACTCTGAGTCTGAGGAACTTGATGCCAGAGCACAGTGGCAGATACACCTGCAGGGTGTCTAATCGGGCAGGGGAGATCAACGCCACGTACAAAGTTGAGGTCATAC AGAGGACAAACTCCAAGCCTGTTCTCACGGGGACTCATCCGGTCAATACGACGGTGGAGTACGGAGGGACCACATCCTTCCAGTGCAAAGTGAGGAGTGACGTTAAGCCGGTCATTCAGTGGCTCAAGCGCGTGGAGTCTAATGAAGAGAGCCGCTATAACTCCACCATCGAGGTGGGAGACCACAGATTTGTTGTGCTGCCCACGGGGGACGTGTGGTCTAGGCCCGATGGCTCCTACCTCAACAAGCTGCTCATTACCCGCGCCAAGGAGGAGGACGCCGGCATGTACATCTGCTTGGGCGCCAACACTATGGGCTACAGCTTCCGCAGTGCCTTCCTCACCGTGCGGCCAG ACACGAAACCCCCCGTCACGGCCATGTTCCCGGCTGTCTCCAGCTCCCTCCCCTGGCCCGTCATCATCGGCATTCCTGCTGGAATAGTGTTCATCTTTGGCACGGTGCTGCTGTGGTTCTGCCAGAGCCGGAAACGCTGCCCTCCTCCCAGCGCTCCCGCTGCCCAGGTACTGCAGAGCTCCCACCGGCTGCCGTATCGAGAGCGGGACCGAGGCTGCGCGGCCCCGTcgtccagctcctccagtccaGACAAAGACTGCACGGGCTCCATGAACTATGAGGAGTACTTAGcccagcagcagctgctcctCAGCCAGGGAGGACCAACAGTTCCCCCTAAAATCTACCCCAAAATCTACActgacattcacacacacactcactcccatGTGGACGGGAAAGTACATCAACACCAGCACATTCATTTCCAGTGTTAG